Proteins from a genomic interval of Desulfosporosinus sp. Sb-LF:
- a CDS encoding DUF188 domain-containing protein gives MKIIVDADACPRAVLQLCMKLAREFDLPVWTVASFNHSIESDHHVVVGNASQEADIRVMNLALAGDVAVTQDWGLAAMLLGKGVKCLNPGGREFSSTTIEFLLEEREAKAKFRRGGGRTKGPKKRLLEDDQQFEASLRNILLK, from the coding sequence ATGAAAATTATTGTGGACGCTGATGCTTGTCCAAGGGCTGTTTTGCAACTATGTATGAAGTTGGCCCGTGAATTTGATCTGCCTGTTTGGACAGTCGCTAGCTTTAATCATAGTATTGAGTCCGACCATCATGTGGTTGTTGGTAACGCTTCGCAAGAAGCGGATATCCGGGTTATGAATCTTGCACTGGCAGGAGATGTGGCAGTGACGCAGGATTGGGGTCTGGCAGCCATGTTATTGGGGAAGGGAGTAAAGTGCCTTAATCCCGGTGGTCGAGAATTTAGCTCAACGACGATTGAATTTTTACTCGAAGAGAGGGAGGCTAAAGCTAAGTTCCGACGGGGCGGCGGCAGAACGAAAGGACCCAAAAAGAGACTATTAGAAGATGATCAGCAGTTCGAGGCCAGTCTGCGGAATATACTACTTAAATGA
- a CDS encoding glutamine synthetase III, which yields MKIFGENVFNDAAMRERLPKATYKSLHKTIEQGLPLDPSVAEIVANAMKDWAIEKGATHFTHWFQPLTGITAEKHDSFISPTKDGHVVMEFSGKELIQGEPDASSFPSGGIRATFEARGYTAWDCTSPAFLKEDAGALTLCIPTAFCSYTGEALDKKTPLLRSMQALSKQALRVLKLFGNTTTSHVTSTVGAEQEYFLVDKKFFDKRLDLMLSGRTLFGAMAPKGQELEDHYFGSLKTRVAAFMHDLNVELWKLGVLAKTQHNEVAPGQFELAPIFGTTNIATDHNQLVMDSMKKVALRHDLVCLLHEKPFAGVNGSGKHNNWSMSTDDGMNLLDPGPNPHENFQFLTIISAVIKAVDDYAELLRVSAANPGNDHRLGANEAPPAIISIFLGDQLTDIFEQLQNGGLNRSLQGERLASGVKTLPAFRKDSTDRNRTSPFAFTGNKFEFRMVASSQSISGPNVVLNLIIAEVLSQFADCLEQAPDFDQALQALLKETATNHKRILFDGNGYSNEWVEEAAKRGLPNISSTVDAALVLMRESTVELYEKHKVLNRTELESRYEINLEQYCKQINIEALTMIDMAKHQIIPSAVKYSTQLANSITAIKSASSAVDISVQAELLKDLCSTLVSFNANLINLEKVTHEAATMTTEAYAHGVYYRDVVFKAMQALRTDGDKLETIIDADQWPLPTYSQMLFML from the coding sequence ATGAAAATTTTTGGAGAAAACGTCTTTAATGATGCAGCAATGAGAGAACGTTTACCGAAGGCAACGTACAAATCTCTACATAAAACGATTGAGCAGGGACTTCCTCTTGATCCCTCAGTCGCTGAAATCGTAGCGAATGCCATGAAGGATTGGGCAATCGAAAAAGGAGCGACACACTTTACACACTGGTTCCAGCCCTTGACTGGAATTACGGCAGAAAAACACGACTCTTTTATCTCGCCTACTAAAGATGGTCACGTAGTTATGGAATTCTCCGGTAAAGAACTAATTCAAGGCGAGCCTGATGCATCCTCCTTCCCCAGTGGCGGAATTCGCGCCACGTTTGAAGCGAGAGGCTACACGGCCTGGGACTGCACCTCCCCCGCATTTCTCAAAGAGGATGCTGGAGCCTTAACACTATGCATCCCCACCGCCTTCTGCTCTTACACTGGGGAAGCTCTTGACAAAAAAACTCCGCTTCTTCGCTCCATGCAAGCGCTTTCTAAACAAGCTTTGCGCGTATTGAAACTTTTTGGCAACACGACAACATCTCATGTCACAAGCACAGTCGGAGCAGAACAAGAGTATTTTCTTGTTGACAAAAAATTCTTCGACAAACGGCTGGACCTTATGCTTAGCGGTCGAACTCTGTTCGGGGCCATGGCCCCTAAGGGTCAAGAGCTGGAAGATCATTATTTTGGAAGTCTCAAAACGCGGGTTGCTGCGTTTATGCATGATTTAAATGTTGAATTATGGAAGCTAGGTGTGCTTGCTAAAACACAACATAATGAAGTCGCTCCTGGGCAGTTCGAGCTAGCACCCATTTTCGGAACGACAAACATCGCCACTGACCATAACCAACTCGTTATGGATAGCATGAAGAAAGTAGCCCTCCGTCATGATTTAGTCTGCTTGCTTCATGAAAAGCCTTTTGCGGGTGTAAACGGTTCAGGTAAACACAACAACTGGTCGATGTCGACAGATGATGGGATGAACCTCCTCGATCCCGGTCCAAATCCCCACGAAAATTTCCAATTCCTTACCATAATATCTGCTGTCATCAAAGCAGTGGATGATTACGCAGAGTTGCTTAGGGTATCTGCAGCTAATCCCGGTAATGACCACCGTCTTGGTGCAAATGAGGCACCACCTGCCATTATTTCTATCTTCTTAGGCGACCAGCTCACGGATATTTTTGAACAGTTACAAAACGGTGGGCTCAACAGGTCTCTCCAAGGAGAAAGGTTGGCAAGTGGCGTTAAGACATTACCTGCCTTTCGTAAGGATTCAACCGATCGAAATCGTACCTCCCCCTTCGCCTTTACCGGCAACAAATTTGAGTTTCGGATGGTTGCCTCCTCTCAATCGATTTCTGGCCCTAACGTTGTACTCAACCTCATTATTGCAGAAGTTCTCTCTCAATTCGCAGATTGTCTAGAACAAGCACCCGACTTCGATCAAGCTCTTCAAGCGCTACTCAAAGAAACAGCAACGAACCACAAACGTATCCTCTTTGATGGCAACGGGTATTCGAATGAATGGGTCGAAGAAGCCGCTAAACGAGGACTCCCCAATATCAGCTCAACAGTTGATGCCGCTCTAGTTCTAATGCGCGAATCCACGGTTGAATTGTATGAGAAACATAAAGTGTTGAACCGCACCGAGTTAGAATCTCGCTACGAAATTAATTTAGAACAATATTGCAAACAAATTAACATTGAAGCTCTAACGATGATTGACATGGCTAAACATCAGATCATTCCGTCGGCAGTCAAGTATTCAACCCAACTGGCGAATTCTATTACTGCCATTAAATCTGCCTCAAGCGCCGTGGATATTTCAGTACAAGCAGAACTCCTCAAAGATCTCTGCTCCACCTTGGTTTCCTTCAACGCTAACTTAATCAATTTAGAAAAAGTAACTCACGAAGCCGCTACAATGACCACCGAAGCTTATGCGCATGGCGTTTACTATCGCGACGTTGTTTTCAAAGCTATGCAAGCTCTCCGAACGGATGGAGATAAACTAGAAACAATTATTGATGCTGATCAATGGCCACTTCCCACCTATTCACAAATGTTATTCATGCTGTAA
- a CDS encoding S1-like domain-containing RNA-binding protein, with product MIEIGKFQNLKIANFTSFGAYLDAETGVRHDNILLPVKQLPEGAKVGDELEVFIYRDSEERLIATTRKPFAQLGELAYLKVNAKTKIGAFLDLGLERGLFLPFKEQKYPIQMGKHYLVKVYLDKSQRLSATTQIYEYLSADAPYQKNDKVIGIVYSVNPEMGAFVAVDNKYMGLIPNNEYFTDLKEGDQVEARVIRVREDGKLDLSPRELSHLQRDNDTVKILEGIKNYGGFLALNDKSSPIEIESRLHMSKAAFKRAVGKLLKENKVEQTEGGLREIEF from the coding sequence ATGATAGAAATCGGGAAATTTCAGAATCTTAAAATTGCAAATTTCACATCGTTTGGTGCATATTTAGATGCTGAAACAGGTGTTCGACATGATAATATCCTGCTCCCAGTCAAGCAATTACCGGAGGGAGCTAAAGTGGGAGACGAATTAGAGGTCTTTATCTATCGGGATTCCGAGGAACGGCTCATTGCCACGACGAGAAAGCCCTTTGCTCAATTAGGTGAATTAGCCTATCTGAAAGTCAATGCTAAGACGAAGATCGGAGCTTTTTTGGATTTGGGCTTGGAAAGAGGTTTGTTTTTACCATTTAAGGAACAGAAATATCCCATTCAAATGGGTAAGCATTATTTGGTAAAAGTTTATTTGGATAAGAGTCAAAGATTAAGCGCCACTACACAGATCTATGAGTATCTATCGGCAGATGCTCCTTATCAGAAGAATGATAAAGTTATTGGAATCGTTTATTCAGTGAACCCTGAGATGGGAGCCTTTGTCGCAGTCGATAATAAGTATATGGGACTTATTCCGAACAACGAGTATTTTACGGATCTAAAAGAGGGGGATCAAGTTGAGGCACGGGTCATTAGGGTGAGGGAAGATGGCAAGCTCGATTTATCCCCAAGAGAACTTTCCCATCTCCAAAGGGATAATGATACCGTGAAAATCCTTGAAGGGATCAAGAACTATGGGGGTTTCTTAGCTCTTAATGATAAAAGCAGTCCTATTGAAATTGAAAGTCGTTTACACATGAGCAAAGCTGCATTTAAAAGAGCTGTGGGGAAACTTTTGAAAGAGAATAAAGTTGAACAGACAGAAGGCGGTTTGAGAGAAATAGAGTTTTAA
- a CDS encoding ComEC/Rec2 family competence protein, translating into MKKRVWAGILLLSAMLLNTTACSKGVPTSAVSEPVSLSGKLTATFIDVGQGDATLIQAPSGKVLLIDGGPKDGEVAVLSTLKSKGIRQLSIIATHEDADHITALDNVVNTYDVDKVYLPKMPTKATVTMERFANAVKTKGLKFTSAKAGVSVDLGVGVTAVLLAPVKDTYDQDNNYSAVLKVSYGDTSFLFTGDAEGESERDMIASGANLKATVLKVGHHGSRSSSTDPFMKAVSPKYAVIEVGPNSYGHPTSTILNRLSSSGIKTYRTDQQGTVTAVSDGKSVTFTTEK; encoded by the coding sequence ATGAAAAAGAGAGTTTGGGCAGGGATCCTATTGCTAAGTGCCATGTTGCTAAATACGACAGCTTGTTCAAAGGGAGTACCAACGTCGGCAGTGTCTGAACCAGTGTCATTATCAGGTAAATTGACCGCTACCTTTATTGATGTGGGCCAGGGAGATGCTACACTTATTCAGGCCCCAAGTGGAAAAGTCCTCCTCATCGATGGTGGACCAAAGGATGGGGAAGTTGCTGTTTTGTCCACGTTAAAATCAAAAGGGATTAGACAACTCAGTATTATCGCGACTCATGAAGATGCAGATCATATAACGGCACTTGATAATGTTGTTAATACTTATGATGTTGATAAGGTCTACTTACCGAAGATGCCAACGAAGGCAACGGTCACTATGGAACGATTCGCGAATGCAGTGAAGACTAAGGGGCTTAAGTTCACCTCTGCAAAGGCTGGAGTTTCCGTGGATTTAGGGGTTGGGGTGACTGCAGTCCTCCTCGCTCCAGTCAAAGATACCTACGATCAAGATAACAACTACTCAGCCGTCCTCAAAGTAAGTTACGGCGATACTTCGTTTCTGTTCACTGGGGATGCCGAAGGAGAAAGTGAAAGGGACATGATTGCCAGCGGGGCGAATTTAAAAGCTACAGTTTTAAAGGTGGGGCACCATGGCAGTCGATCCTCGTCGACAGATCCTTTCATGAAGGCGGTATCACCGAAGTATGCTGTCATTGAAGTTGGACCTAATAGCTATGGGCATCCTACATCGACCATCTTGAATCGTCTAAGCTCTTCAGGGATTAAGACGTATCGTACGGATCAGCAGGGGACGGTCACGGCTGTATCAGACGGAAAAAGTGTAACCTTTACAACCGAAAAATAA
- a CDS encoding cation:dicarboxylase symporter family transporter — MAKKKIGLATKIVIGLTLGILYGYFFSRYSAWLKPVGDMFIRSIKMIVVPIVFSTIVIGIAGVGDLKKVGKLGGKTLIYFEIVTTIAILLGVTVSTLTKPGLGVNLSQINKVDISSFTGTVAKHSTTDLFVNLVPTNIVDALARADLLQVIFFAVLFGVSLSSIGEVGKPVLHFFQGVAETMFKLTNIIMSAAPYGVFALMGFTVSQFGLAVLFPLGKLVVILYLTMIFFVVVVFGIIAKFVGINLFTMLKNLGQEMLIAFSTDSSESVFPQILKKMEQFGVPKSIVSFVVPTGYTFNLDGSALYQGLAVPFIAQMYGIHLTFAHTLTIIAVLMVTSKGMAGVPGVSFVVLASTLATTGLPVEGLALIAGVDRIMDMGRTVVNVIGVSLASVVMAKIEGVYDYSRATYPLQPLLEETE; from the coding sequence ATGGCAAAGAAAAAAATCGGTTTGGCAACAAAAATTGTGATTGGCTTGACCTTGGGAATTCTATATGGGTATTTTTTTAGTAGATACTCTGCTTGGTTGAAACCTGTTGGGGATATGTTTATTCGTTCAATAAAAATGATCGTGGTTCCAATTGTCTTTTCCACGATCGTTATCGGTATCGCGGGTGTTGGTGATCTGAAAAAGGTTGGAAAACTTGGCGGTAAAACCTTGATCTACTTCGAAATCGTGACAACCATCGCTATTTTACTCGGTGTTACGGTTTCCACCTTAACGAAGCCTGGATTGGGGGTTAATTTAAGCCAGATCAATAAAGTAGACATCAGTTCTTTCACAGGCACAGTGGCAAAACATAGTACAACGGATTTATTTGTGAATCTTGTTCCTACTAATATAGTTGATGCTCTGGCACGTGCGGACTTGTTGCAGGTTATCTTCTTTGCGGTACTTTTCGGTGTCTCCCTTTCTTCTATTGGTGAAGTCGGAAAGCCCGTTCTTCACTTTTTTCAAGGGGTTGCAGAAACAATGTTTAAGCTAACGAATATTATAATGTCGGCTGCTCCTTATGGAGTCTTCGCTTTGATGGGTTTTACTGTTTCTCAGTTCGGGTTGGCTGTATTGTTTCCACTAGGAAAACTAGTTGTTATTCTCTACCTGACAATGATTTTTTTTGTTGTGGTCGTTTTTGGAATTATAGCTAAGTTCGTAGGGATTAACTTGTTTACAATGCTAAAAAACCTCGGACAAGAGATGCTAATCGCCTTCTCTACAGACAGTTCAGAGTCAGTATTCCCACAGATTCTGAAGAAAATGGAACAGTTCGGTGTTCCAAAATCCATAGTATCCTTCGTTGTTCCGACCGGGTATACATTTAACCTAGACGGAAGTGCACTTTATCAAGGACTTGCGGTTCCGTTCATTGCTCAAATGTATGGGATCCATCTAACCTTTGCTCATACCTTGACGATCATTGCAGTACTCATGGTTACCTCAAAAGGGATGGCAGGAGTTCCGGGGGTATCCTTCGTCGTCCTAGCCTCTACATTAGCAACGACTGGCTTGCCTGTCGAAGGGCTGGCACTTATCGCGGGCGTTGACCGGATAATGGATATGGGAAGAACGGTTGTTAACGTTATCGGAGTTTCCCTTGCCTCAGTTGTCATGGCTAAAATCGAAGGTGTTTACGACTATTCCAGAGCAACGTATCCGCTGCAACCTTTACTAGAAGAGACTGAATAA
- a CDS encoding methylenetetrahydrofolate reductase C-terminal domain-containing protein: protein MENKFKESLLDKNTLSVTWELVPGRGANEKAQESAIFSAEQAAKGGRIHALTITDNPGGNPAILADYLGMEILKMGIEPLVHFTCKDKNRNQMESQLYALDRANVRNLLVMTGDYTVSGFKGRPKPVFDLDPSNTLQLISDMNKGLEVAGMKGPTFHKPSDFFAGAAVSPFKSTEAELMVQYYKMKKKIAGGAQFIVTQLGYDARKFHEVLQFLKVNKLDIPVVGNIYILPFGAARVMNQNQLPGCVVTDKLLAELDAEKVAPDKGVGARLLRAAKMYAIMKGMGFAGVHIGGHNIKYEQVEYVLDKGEELSKNWQDLVREFDYPQTDGFYYFEKDEKTGLNTDRPANRNNRPLDAPANVGYTMMRGMHSLMFTPDKKLFPMLRKMYSSVEGKKNTEKRLHAIEHISKVVMLDCKDCGDCAILDLAYLCPMSQCPKNQRNGACGGSLNGWCEVYPNEKKCVWVRAYARLKKYGEEANLDVPPVPPANWDFYQTSSWSNFYLGKDHSAPLLGIKRPVNKVSETKK, encoded by the coding sequence ATGGAAAACAAGTTCAAAGAGTCACTACTTGACAAAAACACGCTATCTGTGACATGGGAACTCGTACCGGGTAGGGGGGCAAACGAAAAGGCCCAGGAAAGTGCTATCTTCTCAGCGGAACAAGCGGCTAAGGGTGGCAGAATCCATGCACTCACCATTACCGATAACCCTGGAGGTAATCCAGCAATTCTCGCAGATTATTTAGGAATGGAAATCCTGAAAATGGGGATTGAGCCGTTAGTACATTTTACCTGTAAAGATAAGAATCGTAATCAAATGGAAAGTCAATTGTATGCTTTAGATCGTGCAAACGTTCGTAATCTCTTAGTTATGACTGGGGACTACACGGTTTCTGGGTTTAAAGGGCGTCCAAAGCCAGTCTTCGACCTGGATCCTTCTAATACCTTGCAATTAATATCTGATATGAATAAGGGCTTAGAAGTTGCGGGCATGAAAGGACCTACCTTTCACAAGCCCAGTGACTTTTTCGCTGGGGCGGCCGTTTCTCCCTTTAAGTCTACTGAGGCTGAACTCATGGTTCAGTATTATAAAATGAAAAAGAAAATTGCTGGCGGTGCTCAGTTTATCGTCACACAACTCGGATATGATGCCCGAAAGTTCCATGAGGTGCTACAGTTCCTAAAGGTTAATAAATTAGATATTCCTGTGGTTGGAAATATTTACATTCTCCCCTTCGGAGCAGCTAGAGTCATGAATCAAAATCAGTTGCCTGGTTGTGTTGTCACAGATAAACTTTTAGCCGAACTCGATGCGGAAAAAGTTGCCCCGGATAAAGGGGTGGGTGCACGGTTGTTGAGGGCAGCCAAAATGTACGCGATCATGAAAGGCATGGGCTTTGCCGGGGTTCATATTGGTGGGCACAATATTAAGTACGAGCAAGTCGAATACGTTCTTGACAAAGGGGAAGAACTAAGCAAGAACTGGCAGGATTTAGTTCGGGAATTTGATTATCCACAGACGGACGGATTCTACTACTTTGAAAAAGATGAAAAGACGGGTCTGAATACCGATCGACCAGCAAACCGTAACAATCGCCCTTTAGATGCACCGGCTAATGTGGGCTATACGATGATGCGGGGAATGCATAGTCTCATGTTCACACCTGACAAGAAACTCTTTCCTATGCTTCGCAAGATGTATTCTTCAGTAGAGGGCAAGAAGAATACCGAAAAGAGACTACATGCGATCGAACATATTTCAAAGGTCGTCATGCTTGATTGTAAAGATTGTGGAGATTGTGCTATTTTGGATTTGGCCTATCTTTGCCCTATGTCCCAGTGCCCAAAAAATCAACGAAATGGGGCTTGTGGCGGGAGCTTAAATGGCTGGTGTGAGGTTTATCCCAATGAAAAAAAATGTGTCTGGGTAAGAGCGTATGCCAGACTCAAGAAATATGGGGAAGAAGCAAACTTGGATGTTCCTCCAGTGCCACCCGCCAATTGGGATTTCTATCAGACGTCTTCTTGGTCTAATTTTTACTTAGGAAAAGACCATTCGGCACCGTTGTTAGGCATTAAGCGACCAGTGAACAAGGTATCGGAAACAAAAAAATAA
- a CDS encoding FMN-binding glutamate synthase family protein encodes MLSDLMLRMLNPVTDDMFDTMMTEPYANNPFLMMTIMEKMTMRAIAEAGMRAQTGQALSRPIGSPLRSSPWEKLLLNPRQLFELPTEDEHKIEMKVTIGPRAKKPLIIDIPIMITGMSYGGSLSLTMKEALAKGASKANTATNTGESAVSREERDAAKFLIGQYNRGGWLNDPQQLKKLDAIEVQLGQGAWGGAVASTMDSSKMDDHLRELWKVKPGETTGKKARFPKVNTPQDIISLVNSLKEKYDVPVGIKIAGTHFMEKELEIIAQTKADFITIDGQEGGTAASAPTLEDDLGLPTLFTIARTVDWLKKQGLRDRFTIIGAGGLRTPGEFLKALALGADAVYIGSIALIATMQSQMTKALPQSPAPQLALYDGKFKEEFDPEEGSQHLANFLKSCSAEMVMALQAMGKSSVRQLGREDLVSIDQGLAKALHVGYVGEAKTSEGFMPLAAR; translated from the coding sequence GTGCTTAGTGATCTGATGCTGCGAATGCTTAATCCGGTAACTGATGATATGTTCGATACTATGATGACAGAACCCTATGCTAATAACCCCTTTTTGATGATGACCATCATGGAGAAAATGACCATGAGGGCGATCGCTGAGGCTGGAATGCGTGCTCAAACCGGGCAAGCGCTCTCCCGCCCTATAGGGAGCCCTTTAAGAAGTTCACCGTGGGAGAAGCTTCTCTTGAATCCGCGGCAATTATTTGAGCTTCCAACAGAGGATGAACATAAAATCGAGATGAAAGTGACGATTGGGCCCAGGGCTAAAAAGCCCTTAATCATCGATATCCCGATTATGATTACGGGGATGTCCTATGGGGGTTCCCTTAGCCTAACAATGAAAGAGGCCTTGGCTAAAGGAGCATCTAAGGCAAATACAGCAACAAATACTGGGGAATCTGCGGTGTCGCGGGAAGAGCGGGACGCGGCAAAGTTTTTGATAGGTCAATATAATCGAGGAGGGTGGCTAAATGACCCTCAACAGCTTAAGAAACTTGATGCCATTGAAGTACAATTGGGCCAAGGTGCCTGGGGCGGGGCGGTAGCATCAACGATGGACTCCTCGAAAATGGATGACCACCTTCGTGAACTTTGGAAAGTTAAACCTGGAGAAACGACTGGCAAGAAAGCCCGTTTTCCCAAGGTGAATACTCCACAAGATATTATTAGTCTAGTTAATTCTCTCAAAGAAAAATATGACGTCCCGGTAGGGATTAAGATTGCGGGTACACATTTTATGGAGAAGGAATTAGAAATTATCGCCCAGACTAAAGCGGATTTCATAACCATTGATGGACAAGAGGGAGGTACCGCAGCATCAGCACCGACTTTAGAGGATGACCTAGGGTTGCCAACCCTATTTACCATTGCTCGTACCGTTGATTGGCTCAAAAAGCAAGGGTTGCGGGATCGCTTTACGATTATCGGGGCTGGTGGATTGAGAACGCCTGGTGAGTTCTTGAAAGCATTAGCTTTGGGAGCAGATGCGGTCTATATTGGTTCCATCGCACTGATTGCCACCATGCAAAGTCAAATGACGAAGGCACTTCCTCAATCTCCTGCTCCCCAACTCGCTTTGTATGATGGCAAATTTAAAGAAGAGTTTGATCCCGAGGAAGGAAGTCAACACTTGGCTAATTTCCTAAAATCATGCTCGGCTGAGATGGTCATGGCTTTACAGGCCATGGGAAAATCCAGTGTTCGTCAGTTAGGACGGGAAGATCTCGTGAGTATTGATCAAGGGCTTGCCAAGGCTCTGCACGTAGGGTACGTAGGTGAAGCGAAAACTTCAGAAGGCTTCATGCCTTTAGCTGCGCGCTAA
- a CDS encoding DUF6308 family protein — protein MGDCDDNPWRDIALASLENNLTIPIVKAYLTRSSERLDWYDQSYPYFVQRFQETRRSYFEKDTWIERKAYVFAWIAKIPHGGELSPKLTFEIYKLESEFFEKKIFELSGKALKAVPLEQFLKLADKFLNDGGHWNSTLASSSKLLHFMCPSLIPIFDKTICRVLYGQDNLSFGKYEGYICALREYLRQSENEELLEYLKVKGKERHSSVLRLVDLTLYCLNSKDHQK, from the coding sequence TTGGGCGACTGTGACGATAATCCTTGGCGGGACATTGCTTTAGCTTCATTAGAAAACAACTTGACGATTCCGATCGTTAAAGCCTATCTAACCCGAAGTAGTGAACGCTTGGATTGGTACGATCAATCCTATCCGTATTTTGTGCAACGTTTTCAAGAAACTCGACGTAGTTACTTTGAGAAAGACACCTGGATTGAGCGAAAAGCTTATGTATTTGCCTGGATTGCGAAAATTCCACATGGAGGGGAACTTAGTCCCAAACTAACGTTTGAAATCTATAAACTGGAATCGGAATTTTTTGAGAAGAAAATCTTCGAGTTAAGTGGAAAAGCACTTAAGGCTGTTCCACTTGAACAATTTCTAAAATTAGCGGATAAGTTTCTTAATGATGGAGGCCATTGGAACTCGACCTTGGCCTCTAGTTCAAAACTCCTTCATTTTATGTGTCCCTCTCTGATACCGATCTTCGACAAAACAATTTGTCGCGTCCTCTACGGACAGGATAATCTGAGTTTTGGAAAATACGAAGGGTATATCTGTGCGTTGCGTGAGTATCTTAGGCAAAGTGAAAATGAAGAGTTATTGGAGTATTTAAAGGTGAAGGGCAAAGAACGACATAGTTCTGTTTTGCGCCTAGTGGATCTAACTTTATATTGTTTGAATTCTAAGGATCATCAAAAATGA
- a CDS encoding DUF3006 domain-containing protein, giving the protein MMLVVFEREEDNHRAVLERSDGTTFDVDRAQLPKAARPGDSLDIQGDGKIVLVPEETQKRKDRVQKLMNELWE; this is encoded by the coding sequence ATGATGCTTGTGGTCTTTGAACGGGAAGAAGACAACCACAGAGCAGTCCTAGAACGAAGCGATGGAACCACCTTCGATGTGGATCGCGCTCAGCTTCCAAAGGCTGCTAGACCAGGGGATAGCTTGGATATTCAGGGTGATGGCAAGATTGTCCTAGTTCCAGAAGAAACGCAAAAGCGAAAAGACCGTGTTCAGAAGCTAATGAATGAATTATGGGAATAG